In Opitutales bacterium, a single window of DNA contains:
- the xseB gene encoding exodeoxyribonuclease VII small subunit, with product MQADALEEKPFEEALKELEGLVAALETGESPLTELVASYEQGKKLIDLCRARLQDAELRITQLDENQTETQFEADDA from the coding sequence ATGCAAGCGGATGCACTGGAGGAAAAGCCTTTTGAAGAGGCATTGAAAGAGCTTGAAGGCCTTGTCGCAGCTCTAGAAACCGGAGAAAGTCCCCTCACTGAACTCGTCGCCTCATACGAACAGGGAAAAAAGCTTATAGATCTATGCCGAGCACGCCTGCAGGACGCAGAACTGCGCATAACGCAACTCGATGAGAACCAAACTGAAACCCAGTTTGAAGCGGACGATGCGTAA
- a CDS encoding Hsp70 family protein, translating to MTTTHIGIDLGTTNCAVAIAQGGADAETQGIPQIGAPGRVDTLPTLPSSIYMSGEQEFDAAGLKLPWSAEGDPLVVGTFAREHGPHAPERLIHSAKSWLCNPNVDPSDALLPWQSQAVESKLSPLEVSAKLLSHIHASLQNTNSLPEGTRSIITVPASFDDAARRATQVAALEAGFSESTLLLEEPLAALYAWLETQGNNWRKQIEPGQLVLVCDVGGGTSDFSLIAVSESDGDLRLDRVAVGSHILLGGDNLDLALAYIVKAQLENQDTQLDDWQFRSLIQKARAAKETLFNNPELSVAPISLESRGSSLFASTIRAEVSRDTLDAVIVDGFFAKTGINDFPQDGTSVGLQELGLNYAADPVLPKHIAAFLHQAQRSFDNQPELAERLDPAGERRNQAFIKPERILFNGGVFHAAALRQRVVDILSEWCGQPVAELDGAQLDQAVALGAAAYGRIQECGEGIRIRAGAAHSMYIGIASTMPAIPGFTPPVQALCVVPQGMEEGSEITLDKEFGLIVGKPVTFQVFSSNKRPEDTVGSLVSDAASQLETSRPLETYLDALENFPSGTPIPVKLHAHLTATGQLELWMQHTRSDQRFKIDFDVRLD from the coding sequence CTTCCGACACTGCCGTCATCCATCTACATGTCCGGCGAACAAGAATTTGATGCGGCTGGGCTCAAGTTGCCGTGGAGCGCCGAGGGTGACCCGTTAGTCGTGGGGACCTTTGCTCGTGAGCACGGCCCCCATGCACCGGAGCGCCTGATTCACTCTGCTAAATCCTGGCTATGTAATCCAAATGTAGATCCATCTGATGCCCTACTTCCTTGGCAAAGTCAGGCCGTGGAATCCAAACTCTCACCGCTTGAGGTCTCTGCAAAGCTCCTGAGCCACATTCACGCTAGTCTGCAAAACACAAACTCTCTCCCCGAAGGAACCCGCTCGATCATAACCGTTCCCGCGAGTTTCGATGATGCTGCGCGACGAGCCACACAAGTCGCGGCGCTTGAAGCTGGATTTTCAGAGTCGACCCTTCTCCTCGAAGAGCCTCTGGCGGCGCTTTACGCTTGGCTAGAAACACAGGGGAATAACTGGCGTAAGCAGATTGAACCTGGACAGCTTGTCTTAGTTTGTGATGTGGGCGGAGGCACTTCGGATTTCAGCCTGATTGCAGTCAGCGAATCCGACGGGGATCTACGACTCGATCGCGTGGCTGTCGGTTCGCACATCCTGCTGGGTGGGGATAACTTGGACTTGGCTTTAGCCTACATTGTCAAAGCTCAGCTAGAGAACCAAGACACCCAACTCGACGATTGGCAGTTTCGTTCTCTAATTCAGAAAGCGCGCGCCGCTAAAGAGACACTGTTCAATAACCCGGAATTGTCGGTCGCTCCCATATCACTAGAGTCACGAGGCTCTAGCCTATTTGCCTCGACGATCCGAGCTGAGGTGTCACGTGACACCCTAGATGCGGTGATCGTTGACGGTTTCTTCGCAAAAACAGGCATCAACGATTTTCCGCAAGATGGAACATCGGTCGGACTTCAAGAGCTGGGATTGAACTACGCAGCAGACCCCGTTTTGCCGAAACACATTGCAGCCTTCCTGCACCAGGCGCAACGGAGCTTTGACAATCAACCCGAGCTAGCTGAACGCCTCGATCCAGCAGGTGAACGGCGCAATCAGGCATTCATCAAACCCGAACGTATTTTATTCAACGGAGGCGTATTTCACGCAGCAGCCCTGAGACAGCGAGTCGTCGACATTCTTTCGGAGTGGTGTGGCCAGCCCGTTGCCGAATTGGACGGAGCTCAATTAGATCAGGCGGTTGCGTTGGGAGCCGCCGCTTACGGCCGCATCCAAGAATGTGGGGAAGGCATACGCATCCGTGCTGGGGCCGCCCATTCGATGTATATAGGCATTGCATCAACGATGCCTGCCATCCCGGGATTCACCCCGCCTGTTCAAGCGCTGTGTGTCGTTCCACAAGGCATGGAAGAAGGCAGTGAGATCACTCTCGATAAGGAGTTCGGCCTGATTGTTGGCAAGCCGGTTACCTTCCAAGTGTTTAGTTCAAACAAACGCCCTGAGGATACCGTCGGCAGCTTAGTCAGTGATGCTGCCTCTCAACTCGAAACATCACGCCCCTTAGAAACGTATCTAGATGCTTTGGAAAACTTCCCTTCAGGAACACCGATTCCCGTCAAGCTACATGCACATTTGACAGCCACCGGACAGCTTGAGCTGTGGATGCAACATACCCGTTCGGACCAGCGCTTCAAAATCGACTTCGATGTGCGGCTCGATTGA